A part of Ascochyta rabiei chromosome 3, complete sequence genomic DNA contains:
- a CDS encoding Zinc resistance conferring protein, which translates to MGLSKSTRIMILLGIDSAFFLLELVVGYAVHSLALVADSFHMLNDVISLLVGLWAVKVANEKTNSKRYTYGWQRAETLGALVNGVFLVALCLSIFLEAIQRFVEPQEVSQPKLVLIVGSLGLASNLVGLVLFHDVGHSHGPGGHSHGAGNEHSHAEQGHAHGIEAHDHAHAHAHVHAHSHDESSSAQALGARRKSASGKRGHRHARSGSQGYSTLDEIYVHPSSFRNSIIESSRQDVDDADVSESGDDQPTEQSSLLAKSNGHSHSHGPKDHHKSHNHAKPKDQKSGGGHGHSHGDLNMRGVFLHVLGDALGNVGVIATALFIWLTDFSWRFYADPAVSLVITVIILLSAIPLCKAASRILLQAVPENLSIDEIKEDITDLDGIISCHHLHVWQLSDTKLIASLHVQVDFDFKGEGSARYMTLARQVRECLHEYGIHSSTIQPEFCLDATHDHSAAGSEDEAANPKAPSVKGEPEACLLECPDSCGNAKQCCEPGQKGCKGSNGSSA; encoded by the exons ATGGGGCTCTCCAAATCGACGCGCATCATGATCCTGCTGGGTATCGACTCGGCCTTCTTCCTGCTGGAGCTCGTGGTGGGATACGCGGTGCATTCGCTGGCTCTAGTCGCCGACTCGTTCCACATG CTGAACGATGTCATATCGCTCCTTGTCGGCCTCTGGGCAGTGAAGGTTGCAAACGAGAAGACCAACTCGAAGAGATACACATACGGG TGGCAACGCGCAGAGACCCTTGGCGCCCTCGTGAACGGCGTCTTCTTGGTCGCACTGTGTCTTTCTATCTTTCTCGAAGCTATCCAGCGGTTTGTCGAGCCCCAGGAAGTCTCACAGCCCAAGCTCGTCCTCATTGTCGGCTCTCTCGGTCTCGCTTCCAACCTGGTCGGTCTCGTCCTCTTCCACGATGTCGGACACAGCCACGGCCCAGGCGGACACTCACACGGGGCTGGCAACGAGCACTCACACGCCGAACAAGGACATGCACACGGAATCGAGGCGCACGAtcacgcacacgcacacgcacacgtACACGCACACAGCCACGACGAGAGCAGTTCTGCTCAAGCCCTAGGGGCGCGCCGTAAGTCGGCATCTGGCAAGCGCGGCCACCGTCATGCTCGATCAGGATCCCAGGGATATTCTACGCTCGATGAAATCTACGTCCACCCATCCTCTTTCAGGAACAGTATCATCGAATCTTCCAGGCAGGACGTTGACGATGCTGATGTCAGCGAGAGCGGCGATGATCAACCCACCGAGCAGAGCTCTCTTCTGGCCAAGTCCAACGGCCATTCGCATTCGCACGGGCCGAAAGACCaccacaagagccacaaccACGCCAAGCCGAAGGACCAGAAGTCTGGTGGAGGACACGGCCACTCTCATGGGGACCTGAACATGCGCGGCGTCTTCCTCCACGTTCTAGGCGATGCTCTGGGCAACGTCGGTGTCATTGCAACCGCCCTGTTCATCTGGCTTACCGACTTCTCATGGAGGTTCTACGCTGACCCTGCTGTTTCCCTCGTCATCACCGTAATCATCCTTCTCTCGGCCATCCCGCTTTGCAAAGCTGCGTCCCGCATCTTGCTGCAAGCCGTCCCTGAGAACTTATCCATCGACGAGATCAAGGAGGACATTACCGATCTCGACGGCATCATCTCTTGCCATCACCTCCACGTCTGGCAGCTCTCTGACACCAAGCTCATTGCCTCGCTTCACGTGCAGGTCGACTTCGACTTCAAGGGTGAGGGCTCAGCCCGCTACATGACTCTTGCCCGCCAGGTTCGCGAATGCCTGCACGAGTATGGCATCCACTCCTCTACTATCCAGCCTGAGTTCTGCCTCGACGCAACTCACGACCACTCGGCCGCCGGGTCAGAAGACGAAGCAGCGAACCCCAAGGCGCCGAGTGTCAAGGGCGAGCCTGAGGCGTGTCTGCTCGAGTGTCCGGACAGCTGCGGCAACGCAAAGCAGTGCTGTGAACCTGGACAAAAGGGCTGCAAGGGCAGCAATGGCTCATCAGCCTAA